In Actinomycetota bacterium, the genomic stretch GCAATTGCTGGACAATCCGGAAACTCGGTAACAACCGGTTGACGACTTGAAGCTCACCACGCTGCGATAGCTGATAATATGAGTTGTTCTTCATACGGACCCATAAGGAGCGACATTGTATGGCAGTACCTCTTCTTGACCTGAAAGCCCAGTATCTTGAACTCAAGGCGGATCTGGACGCAGCCATTGGCGAAGTGATGGAAAACGCCGCTTTTATCGGAGGCCCAAAGGTCAAGGAGTTGGAGTCCGCGATCGCGCGGTACTGCGACACCGATCACGCTGTAGCTTGCGGCAATGGAACGGACGCGCTTTTTCTTGTGCTGGCGGCGCTTGGGATTGGCAAAGGCGATGAGGTCATCACTACGCCATTCACTTTTTTCGCCACCGTTGAGGCCATCGCGCACGTCGGCGCGGTTCCGGTTTTCGTCGATATCGAGCAGGGGACTTACAACATTGACGTCTCGAAGGTCGAGGCTGCGATTACCGAGCGCACCAAGGCTATAATGCCGGTTCATATCTTCGGGCAGTGCGTGGATATGGATCCGCTGCTCGAACTCGCAAAGGCGCACAACCTTATTGTGATCGAGGATGCCTGCCAAGCGATCGGCGCGACATACAAGGGGCGGAAGGCTGGTTCGCTGGGGCATGCCGCCGCGTTCTCTTTCTTTCCCAGCAAGAACCTCGGCTGTGCCGGAGATGGTGGCATCGTTACCACCGGCGATGCAGCTCTGGCAGCCAAAATCAGGAGTCTCGCACAGCATGGCACGACGAAAAAATACTTTCACGACACTTTCGGCACCAACAGCAGGCTCGATGCTCTGCAGGCCGCCATATTGCTGGTGAAGCTGCCGCATTTGGATAGATGGAATTCGCTGCGTCGGGAGGCGGCTGCTATCTATGACGAGTTGCTAAGCGATGTTTCGGCGCTGGAGTTGCCGATCTCTCGCGATTTCGGGGATCACGTCTATCACCTCTACATCGTCAAGGCCGAGTCCGCAAAAGCTGCCGAAAAGGTGATGCAGGCCCTAGGCTCGGCGGGAATAGGCACTGCGCTTTACTACCCGCTTGCCCTGCATGAGCAGGAGGTTTTCACAAAACAGCCCGGCTACATCCGGCCGTCTTTGCCTGTGGCGGAGTCGTGCAACTCTCGGACCTTCGCGCTTCCTGCGTTTCCTGGCATCACCCGGGATCAGATCGAGCAGGTCGTAAGCGTTGCGAAGGCGGCTCTTTGATGAGAAGGCTTACTGTTATCTCAGTCGTAGGCGCGCGCCCGCAATTCGTGAAGGCCGCACCCGTCTGTCGCGCGTTGCGTGAGTCTCACAACGAGATACTCGTGCACTCCGGCCAGCACTATGATTACGCGATGAGCGATGTCTTCTTCGAGCAGCTCGGCATCCCAAAGCCGGACTTCAACCTGGCGGTTGGATCGGGCACTCACGCTCGGCAGACCGGCGAGATGATGCCATTGCTCGAAGAGCTGTTCATAGAGAAGAACCCAGACCTCGTTATGGTCTATGGTGACACCAATACAACCCTGGCAGCAGGCCTGGCCGCCGCCAAACTCTGCATACCCGTGGCGCATGTGGAGGCGGGGCTTCGGTCTTACAACCGCTCGATGCCCGAGGAGGTAAACCGGGTATTGGTCGACCACCTCTCCGAGATACTGTTATGTCCCACGCGGACTTCGGTCGCGAATCTCCAGGCCGAAGGTATCACGGAAGGCGTTCATCTGGTCGGAGACGTTATGCTGGATACAGCAAGGTTCTTCGCCGAGCATGTCGATCCGTCTCAAGCGCTCGAGAGCTATAGCGTCAAGCCCGGTGAGTACTATTTCGCCACGGTGCACCGGGCTGGCAACAGCGACAGCAAGCCTAGGCTTCACGAGATTATTACGGCGTTTTCGCAGCTCGATCTTCCGGTTTTGTGGGCGCTGCACCCCAGAACAGCAAAGAACCTGGAGGATTTTGGCCTGAGCGATCTCGTCAACTCCGCCGAGAATGTGACCGTGGTTCCTCCGATCGCGTATATCGACACCGTATCTTTGCTGCGCAGCGCAAAGGGTGTTCTCACTGATTCTGGCGGCATGCAAAAAGAGGCATACTTCTTTGGCGTGCCATGTGTGACCATGCGGGAAGAGACCGAGTGGACCGAGACGGTTGAGCTGGGCTGGAACACTTTGGTCGGGGCGGATAGTCGCAGGATTACAGCCGCCGTGTCATCTATGGCCAGACCGCACTCAAGGCCCTCCGTATATGGCGACGGCAACGCCGCGGAGCAGATAGTCGAAGCTATTCAGGCAAGGTTCGGAGGCAACTAGTGCCTAGGAGCTCCTCCAGCGGTCCACGTTTGTGGGTCGATATGACCAACTCTCCGCACGTCTTGGTTTTGCGCCCCATAATCGCCGAGTTCAGAAGGCGCGGCTGGGAAGTGTCTGTTACCGCGCGCGAGTTCGCTCAGACTGTGCCTCTGCTTGAGCGCTTCGGGATAGAGCACACTCTTATCGGCAGGCACAGGGGAAAGCACACGCTGATGAAGGCGTGGGGAATGGCTGCACGTTCGGCCGCGATGCTCAAATTTGGCGCAGGACGTGGCTTTCACCTGGCACTGTCACATGCGAGCAATGATCTGCCGGT encodes the following:
- a CDS encoding DegT/DnrJ/EryC1/StrS family aminotransferase; the protein is MAVPLLDLKAQYLELKADLDAAIGEVMENAAFIGGPKVKELESAIARYCDTDHAVACGNGTDALFLVLAALGIGKGDEVITTPFTFFATVEAIAHVGAVPVFVDIEQGTYNIDVSKVEAAITERTKAIMPVHIFGQCVDMDPLLELAKAHNLIVIEDACQAIGATYKGRKAGSLGHAAAFSFFPSKNLGCAGDGGIVTTGDAALAAKIRSLAQHGTTKKYFHDTFGTNSRLDALQAAILLVKLPHLDRWNSLRREAAAIYDELLSDVSALELPISRDFGDHVYHLYIVKAESAKAAEKVMQALGSAGIGTALYYPLALHEQEVFTKQPGYIRPSLPVAESCNSRTFALPAFPGITRDQIEQVVSVAKAAL
- the wecB gene encoding UDP-N-acetylglucosamine 2-epimerase (non-hydrolyzing), with protein sequence MRRLTVISVVGARPQFVKAAPVCRALRESHNEILVHSGQHYDYAMSDVFFEQLGIPKPDFNLAVGSGTHARQTGEMMPLLEELFIEKNPDLVMVYGDTNTTLAAGLAAAKLCIPVAHVEAGLRSYNRSMPEEVNRVLVDHLSEILLCPTRTSVANLQAEGITEGVHLVGDVMLDTARFFAEHVDPSQALESYSVKPGEYYFATVHRAGNSDSKPRLHEIITAFSQLDLPVLWALHPRTAKNLEDFGLSDLVNSAENVTVVPPIAYIDTVSLLRSAKGVLTDSGGMQKEAYFFGVPCVTMREETEWTETVELGWNTLVGADSRRITAAVSSMARPHSRPSVYGDGNAAEQIVEAIQARFGGN